Part of the Denticeps clupeoides chromosome 3, fDenClu1.1, whole genome shotgun sequence genome, AGGCGAAAACGTGCTTTCGGGAACGTAACAAATAGTTTTGAGGTTTGATTGAAAAATACGTTTAAATTGCATAATGCAACCATTACTCCAACACATGTTTTTACAAAATagaagagatttttttaaatatctgaaaATAGAGTCCAACCTTGGGTACCAAACTCAGGGTTTCTTCATAATCAAGGAAGCCAAATTGAATACTTTTTATGGCCACTTTCATCAGATTTAAAGCCCtgcatgatatatttttttaaacctttccGAACTCTTCCGTCGTCTGTACTGCAGGAAGCCAGTAGGGGGCGACTGCGATATTTCACGTTTAGGGGGAAAAGTCATATTGCGATTACTGAGAATATTGTGATATGATGAATGGCACTTGCTTGCCTATCAATACAAAGTCACATAAAATAATTACTACATATTTACATCACTTTACACCCAAATACTGCTGCgtaataaaataagtaataaataaatcaataataattatttcctAAACAGGTACATTTGAACATAGTTATACTACATATAGTAGTATATAGGAAGTGCTGGATATAAACGGGATGGATCTTCAGATCGTACCAggacaccaggctgtctgtgttaTGTGACCGACGGACACCACTTGACATGAGCAAGCGgggaaactttcatttaaattcagcagaaacacaggTAGTACCGCAACAAAACACTGCAGGATTTGCTTTATGTTGACGACTTATTGACGATTCATTATATGAAACGTGTGTTTTCATTAAATCGCCCTCTCGAACATcggttgatgtgattggctgtaaactctGGAGACATATGATTGGCTGCCTGGCATTTGTGCTCCAAGGGCCGTCAGTGAAGTTTCAAAGAGCCACAAATAAATGACGTTGAGTTCACAAATATATAaggtggtttgtaaatgcaggtttatctgTGAGTAAATGTAACCGCACTGGCGTTTGTACATCACACAATTGTTTTTCCGAGTCGAGAAACCCAGTCGTGAAATAAGTTTGTGAATGGTGAGATATTGCTTCGTGAATTCTGGAACTAATCCATCTCCACAGCAGACCCCCAAAACCAGACCATATTTATGGTCGGATATTATCCAGGATTCACTGGCGAGTCCTGgggcaaagtaaaaaaaaaaaaaaaaaaaaaagtgattgtcactgatacacagcagcacagcacacggtgcgcacagtgaaatttgacccatcacccagaATGAGCACTGgacagccgtgacaggcacccggggagcagtgtgtggggacaatgctttgctcagtggatcgggattcaaaccagcaaccttctgattacagggccgctttcttaacctctaggccaccactgcccacaagtCAAGATTGCCAAACCTCTTCCACCCTTCAGACCACAACTAATGCCATTCAGAACTGAATCTTCAGGTTTGAACTGTGGGGCTAAAAAGAAAGACAGGCTGATTCCAGGAGGTTCTGCTGAACCTTCTTTGTCCCATCTTTGAACAaagtaaatgctttaaattgcTCTCACTGTTAGTCTTGGAATGTACAAGCTgtaatgatgaagatgatgaagtcATAAGATTGGAAACTGACAGATTTTAGGCAGGTCCCATATCTTGACATTGTAACCCTAATCTAGTAAATACATGTGCTGGAGATGCAGTCATTTTAATACCtttaactctggatttaaggattccTTAACATttccaatttaagacttttaaaagcTGCACAGAGACCCTGGAAAGTAAAACACACAACgaaaaagaaaatactttttattatttatgtacaatATCATAAAAGCTATACATATTTCTCAACAAAAACTTCAACCTCCGTGCAATAAGCAGCTCGCAACGCAAACAAGTCACATCTCTgctgcatttcattttcaaCTCAGATGTTCTCCGCGGCAGAGATGTATTTGAGGAGGAACTTCTTGACCTCAGAGATGTGCTTGGTCTCCCGGATGGTGGTGTCTCGGCTGCGTACGTGCAGGAGGCCACTTTCCAAAGTGCTCTCGCTGATCACCATGGTGAAGAGCACTCCCATCTCATCATACCTGGAAGTGAAGAAAGTCAATTAGCAGAAGAAAGATGGCTATGCTCTTCATGATTactaaactgaaataaaataaacccagTCGAAATGGAATAAAAAGTCTACTTCGTGTGCAGCTGCTCCATGGACTGAGGCGCAGTTTCAAGGTAACCAGGCCATGCTGTGATCCCGGCTTCTTGAAGTTCCTGGAGAAGAccctcacacacctacaggaCAATTCGGAATACAAAGGGGTTCACAGATCCATCTAATGAAAAACATCACATGAAGCAAAAGAACACTGTGCCCTGGAGACCTtctcacttttacacttttgtATTTAGCTTATCGTGGAGTTTATGTGGCAACATTCTGGAACAATCCTCACAATGAACTATGGGATAGGTCAGATGGCGAAGGATTCATGAGTGGGGATGGAAACAAGGATCAATCCCATTGATTCAGAAACAACCTGTGTGTTTATGAAAATAGAACCTCAAATCTTAAAACTTCATCAATTCAAAGCTGCATAAAATCCTACTGAAGAATCTACCTGTCTCAGTTCCACGGTGGCACCTCTGCCCATGTCCAAGGCAACTTTAACTGGAGCCAGAGCGGGATGCAGCTTCAGCACCTGAAtatacaaatgaaaataatgtttacTGTGCGGGTCAAACACTCGATGCGGGACCAGTCCGGCTTCCCCCGCCGTACCATGCATGTTTCCGCTGTGAGTGTGATCGACCACGCCCCATTCTGCCCACTTCCTACTGCGTCAAGATGCGGCTTATCATGactatttgtaattatttatggtTTTGGTCCTCACgtatttatatagatttttagGCGATTCACAGCGCATCATGAAAACCCTGGTTGCTACTGAAGCTtcactaaataaaatgttattccaCACataaaattccctgactttcaTTATAAAAGAGGTCCAATATAACGTATGGGTGCGAAGCAGAAAACAGGGTACCACCAGGAATTTTCATCttaaatttaagacttttaagaccactttaaataatttaagACCAACGTCGCACCGTTCCTGCCATATGAATCAAATAATTGAAAATCAATTGatcaaatcataaaaataactttattgCATACCTGTAAAGGATTAAACCGTCATTTGCCCATCACCGACTAGTTGACGTCCTTTGTGCGCAAGTGAAAAACGTGATTTCACAGCGTACACTGATGGAGCAAGGACCAGTAGCGAAACGGCACGCCGGGTAGGGGTTGCGTGGTGTGCACCTCAGCAGACTACCGTTATCATACTAATATCACTGGAAAGTGCAGCTTCTTTGCTTTGAGGAGCTTTGGAATTTTTTCTATGGTGGTACTAGACTTACGGTAATTTGTATTAAAAAGGGGAAGGAAATTTAAGACCTGTGAACAAAGTGCAGTAACTTCATTTACAGATGAAGGCCTTAAAGAAAGGCCCtcatttacaaatacaaaatttaAGACTAAGTTTTAGTGCATTTAGGTCAAAGTTGTTGACCTGGTGATTGGCAGCTTCTTCGCGTGTTGAATGGAACAGACCAAAACCCTGACTTCATCTCTGACATCCTCTACATGCAGTTTTTACTTTAGCACTTTGGGTGAGCCTGTCCTTAAAATCTTCATTTTCAAGCCAAATATCTTGAAACTCAGACGTTCTAGAATGTTGCACGTTTTTAGAGCAAGAGAGCTTTTGAGGaaaagaggggagagagagaaaaaaaaaaaaaatctaatgcaTTATATCCTAATAAGAAAATTCTCTGATAATTACCTGACTTTCCCTGTCTGGAAATGCATTTAGAGAAATTCCCTGACCCGTGGGAAACCCTGTGATATTTATGCTCACTAGTGCCTTCTGCAGGTCCTTAGTGtggtttaccttttttttttttttttttttttttttttaaaacatcttaTTAAAAAATTATCCAAATCCACtagtcaatttaaaaaaagatgatatgttgttttcagtttagaaGAATTTTagggattttaaaaaatggcagaCCTTCCTCTGGTGAAGCCTCTGTTTGCCGTCAACCTTCTGCACCTGCTGTAGTGAGTTGGAGAGGTAGGCCAGCAACCCGTGGTCCATGTTGCTACTCATGGAGATGACATAAGGCACCACAGACCTCCTCCCGTCTCTGCACTGTGGACACAACGGTAGTTATGGTTAACAGCAGTTCACTAAACTCTGTCTGTTAGAATGAAGCCTTCTCTCGTACAAAAAGTGCAGAAGTCCATCAAGTTACACCTTCTTTTTGCTGAGGGGTGGAGATTAAATTGAGCGGGACAGAGGTGGGCTCCCTTGTTTCTTTTTGATGGGTGGACACATGCCTGtttctggtgaaatactgccccctgtgACCATCTTACACACATTATCTTCAAAGACCAGCCAGCGAGGCTCCACACACAAACCTGCAGCTTTGTCCGGGCACCTTGGTGAGTCCTCAGCAGCTCTGTGTCTCCTAAGCTCCACAGGGTCTCCAGGGGTTCGCTCCCCCATGGAAACCTGTACAGGATCCTGACTCCGTGGGACGTGCCGCTCTTCAGATCCTTGCTGTCCACGTCAGAGGAGGTGAAGTCAGACGGGGTCGATGCAAACTGCCGTACGGAAGAGAACAGAAACCCACACATGCACTACACATTATGGGGACATTTTACTGACGCTTATTTCATTAGCCATACATCGGTTGTATTCACATTTTGGGGTCCTGGTGAaacagaactgattacttcattgatggcaGCCTGTTAGCACTTTGTAAGTCGTGCTGCCAAATGCcacacatgtaaaatgtaatgtaatgccaCGGCCGTGACTTGAGTTACTTGCTGAATGAGGCCGTACACCAAACCCCCAGTTTGTATTTGTTGCCCACTGTTATGGTGAGTGTTGGTTTGACTGGTGTGCTTCTGGTGCGAGAGCAGCACAGTTCACAACCAGCCAACCGAAGCGTCGAGTAAGGGGATCGAGGTGATAATAGTCTGactacaaccgagtgaataaaatgatgaaCCAGAACTGCTTACTTCGTTGGTGTCAGCCAggtgccatgaatgtaaatggtgaCCTTTATTAACAGAGCGGTAGAAGTACTGCTAAAGGCCAACGTTCACCCCCTGGAGAAAGGCAAACGTTTGGACAACGTTACTGTGTTGGTGACGTGACAACGTACCCTGCGCCACCACTTCATCCGCTGGCGTGTCCAGTGGTCCAGCCACTGAGAAGAGGTCCGCGGGGAAGAGAACCAGGCCAGAGACGCCAGCGTGACCTCGGCTGCGCTGGTAACGGGAGAACATCGCAACTCAACACCTCGGAGAGCCTCCTCGGAGGCGGGGAAGCAGACGCCGCTTTCCGCCAGGCCGAAGGGCAGCCTCCGGCCGACCAGGTCCAGCGAGGGGACGTACTGCTGCAAGGCACCTGCGCGGTCAGAGCCACGGTCACTAACCGCAAACGGAAGCGCCCGAGCGGCCACGGCGGTCACTCGCGGTCACCTTGAAGCAGGTCTGCTCGCAGCTCTCCGCCAAGCTCCGGGACGCCGCCATTCGCCAGCTTCAAGGGGCTGCCGATCGGGAGTATCCGCTCCCGGGAGCACCCGAGCGCCGAGGCCCACCACTGCTGCAGGAGGTTCTTCTTCAGCTCCGCACCCAGCGGCCCGTAGGCCCTCCGTTCGCCGGGCTGCACGTAGAAGCGCTGCGCGCCCAGCTGGGCGAGCGCGGCGCCGCTCAGGCTCCTCCGCGTCCGGGGAAGCGGGGCCGCTCCGCGTCGGAGGACTCGTCCAAACCGCGACGCGACCATTCCGCCACGACTGCGCAGGCGCGACTGAAAACATCCGGTTCGTGTTACCACGTCAaaataaaaccttaaaaaaacaCCCGAATAAAGCCCGAGCCTTGCTGCACTGCTACATTTTACTGAGCCCgtatcatgtttttattaaactctCGTacgatttttttaaattaatgttttaacCGAAATTAGGCTGGACTTCCGCTTCATTGACACGTTTCATAATAAAAGCCCAAACATTTACTTTCAGACGTAGATTTTCCAGGAGCGGTCGTAAAATCATAAGAATTTTAGAATAAACCCGCTGGATGTTATGAGGAGTAAGTATTTATGCAGCCATGCTGTACTAAGTGATCGTGGAATCTTGAACAATTCATAGACTTCTTGCGTTTATAAAACATTGATGACTATTTGACTGAAGACACCAGGACCtagtgctgtgtgattcatAACTCGAGTCGCGAATCGGAATTATCCACTGAACCGACACCtttgagtcctaactacaccatggcCCTGTTTCAGAAAGCGGGTTTACTGAAAACTTCACCCTGACATAATAACAGCCATTGAAGCCCGAATTCTGAGCAGAGCGGGAGAGAGTGATTAGATCGCGTTTCCTGATGAATTTCTGTATTTCTAGACAATCTACAATTTATCTGAACAACATCCTCAGGCCTCGTGTTGCTGATGTGACACATCGCGGACACGCTCTCAGTTTCATACGGATTATTTGCGttgcatttagattttttttctatataatatTTTTGACGCCGAACGCGTGTCCAAGGCTGCAGTCAGTCGGGCAGACAGGAACATCACAGTTACACTAAAACCACTCATTTGTGGTGCTTCCAGTCCAAAGCCCCACAAAATGAATCAATGAGGAATTCCGCAcccatatatttttattatatattaaccAGTAATAAGCAATTAGCAaaacgtccccaataaaggcgtggttctgcaggtggtgaccacagaccactcagtgctttctggctgatgtttgggTCACTTTTGAACACCGCCGGTGATATCATGAGACgcagtctacaacccacacaagtgacTCAGgttgtgcagctcatccaggatggcacatcaatgtgagctgcaGCAAGCTAGTgtcattaggtaccgagatgagatcctcagatccCTCTTGAGAGTTTAGACACTGGGTTCCTTCTAATGCAAGTCAACGctggacctcatgtggctgtCTGTTAGAAtgagtgtcagcagttcctgcaagaaggcattgatgctgtgGACTGGACTGCC contains:
- the polg2 gene encoding DNA polymerase subunit gamma-2, mitochondrial isoform X1, which gives rise to MVASRFGRVLRRGAAPLPRTRRSLSGAALAQLGAQRFYVQPGERRAYGPLGAELKKNLLQQWWASALGCSRERILPIGSPLKLANGGVPELGGELRADLLQGALQQYVPSLDLVGRRLPFGLAESGVCFPASEEALRGVELRCSPVTSAAEVTLASLAWFSSPRTSSQWLDHWTRQRMKWWRRFASTPSDFTSSDVDSKDLKSGTSHGVRILYRFPWGSEPLETLWSLGDTELLRTHQGARTKLQCRDGRRSVVPYVISMSSNMDHGLLAYLSNSLQQVQKVDGKQRLHQRKVLKLHPALAPVKVALDMGRGATVELRQVCEGLLQELQEAGITAWPGYLETAPQSMEQLHTKYDEMGVLFTMVISESTLESGLLHVRSRDTTIRETKHISEVKKFLLKYISAAENI
- the polg2 gene encoding DNA polymerase subunit gamma-2, mitochondrial isoform X2; translation: MAASRSLAESCEQTCFKQYVPSLDLVGRRLPFGLAESGVCFPASEEALRGVELRCSPVTSAAEVTLASLAWFSSPRTSSQWLDHWTRQRMKWWRRFASTPSDFTSSDVDSKDLKSGTSHGVRILYRFPWGSEPLETLWSLGDTELLRTHQGARTKLQCRDGRRSVVPYVISMSSNMDHGLLAYLSNSLQQVQKVDGKQRLHQRKVLKLHPALAPVKVALDMGRGATVELRQVCEGLLQELQEAGITAWPGYLETAPQSMEQLHTKYDEMGVLFTMVISESTLESGLLHVRSRDTTIRETKHISEVKKFLLKYISAAENI